In Henriciella litoralis, the genomic window TCACGATGCTGGGGGCGCCATCAACTTCAACGAAACGGCCGCGTTGGGCGAGATAATCGCGGGCGTCCTCGCGATTGTCGGAAATGAGGACACCGATCAGGTCGCCGCCACGCGATTCGCGCGCAAACACGGTGAGGTCCTCTCCCGCCGACGTGAACTGCCCCGGCCGTACGAGCGAGGATGCAAGATCAGCGCGCGCATCTTTCACGGTTTCTCGCAAAAGGCGTTGCGCGGTTGGCTGGACCCAGAGATTGACGGCCAGATGGACAAGCGCGGCCAGGACGGCGAGGCGGATAATAGGCGAGGCGATCTGCCAGCGTGTCATCCCGGCAGCGCCAGCAACCACGATTTCATTGTCTCTATGCAGCTGGTTCAGTGACCAGATGGTCGCAACGAAGATGGCCAGAGGGGTCAGCAGGGCGATGACCTGCGGTGCGCCAAGCGCGACAACATAAAAGAAAGTCAGCGCAGATTGCCGATTCTCGACGATCAGGTCTGTTTGCGACAGGCCCTGCGCGAGAATCGCCAGAAGCGTAAGCCCGCCAACAATGATGACAACAGAGCGGAAGACTTGTTGAAAGAGATAGCGCTGAATGCGTTTCATTACACTCTGGTGCAGTTTATATGTGTTGGGCCTTGCCTAGCGAGTTGATTGGCGCGCGTCGATGCTTAGTTACTGCATCAAACGGAGATAATTCATGAAGATTACATTTGCCGAGCAGGCTGACACCGAAATCGTTGCCTATGTTGTGGACGAAAATGGGGCGCTGCCTGATGCTGCGACATCGCTGGATGAAGAAACGGGTGGGTTGCTGACTGAAGCGCTCTCCCAGGAACGCTTCACCGGCAAGCATGGCCAGCAAGCCTACATTGTGCTGCCGAAATCCTGCAAAGCTCGCCGCGCTGTCCTGATCGGTGGCGGTAAGCCAGCCGACCGCGATGGCCGCGCGCAGGAAAAGATTGGTGCGCTTCTGGTGAAGACGCAGGCCGGCAGCGGCTTCAAGTCGATGGCGATCCACATCGATGACGCAGAGTTCGCAGCGCGCGCCGCCCAGGGCGCAGAGCTCGCCTCTTACCGGTTCGATGATTATTTCACCAAGCTGAAAGACGATCAGAAGCCAAGCCTCGAATCGATCACGGTCGTTGGCTCCAATTCTGACGCTGCGTCCAAGGCCTATGAGCCTCTGGCCGCTGCCGCTGCAGGCACCGCGCTTGCGCGCACGCTGATGAATTTGCCGCCAAACGATCTCTATCCGCAGACCTATGCTGATCGCATCAAGGAACTCGAGAAGTACGGTCTCGAAGTTCAGGTGCTGGGCGAAGCCGAGATGGAGAAGCTCGGCATGGGCGCGCTCCTCGGTGTTGGCCAGGGCAGCGTCAAGGAATCGAAAATGGCCATTATGAAATGGTCGGGCGGCAAGGAAGGCGAGGCACCTGTCGCGCTTGTCGGCAAAGGCGTCTGTTTCGATACAGGCGGTATCTCCCTGAAGCCCGGACCTGGCATGGAAGACATG contains:
- a CDS encoding LptF/LptG family permease; amino-acid sequence: MKRIQRYLFQQVFRSVVIIVGGLTLLAILAQGLSQTDLIVENRQSALTFFYVVALGAPQVIALLTPLAIFVATIWSLNQLHRDNEIVVAGAAGMTRWQIASPIIRLAVLAALVHLAVNLWVQPTAQRLLRETVKDARADLASSLVRPGQFTSAGEDLTVFARESRGGDLIGVLISDNREDARDYLAQRGRFVEVDGAPSIVMWEGQIHQTDANGALSILNFDQSTFDLTPFLTDAGAVVLKASDRYLHELVNIDRTNYQELQDEEKFIAEANSRLTTPLVSIAMALIAIMAVLGGDFNRRGYSRRITYATVGAMLLVIVQLAVQSASAGSVAVNVAQWIVPLGAILAISLIFFNWRTGKQKRIMGARR
- a CDS encoding leucyl aminopeptidase, encoding MKITFAEQADTEIVAYVVDENGALPDAATSLDEETGGLLTEALSQERFTGKHGQQAYIVLPKSCKARRAVLIGGGKPADRDGRAQEKIGALLVKTQAGSGFKSMAIHIDDAEFAARAAQGAELASYRFDDYFTKLKDDQKPSLESITVVGSNSDAASKAYEPLAAAAAGTALARTLMNLPPNDLYPQTYADRIKELEKYGLEVQVLGEAEMEKLGMGALLGVGQGSVKESKMAIMKWSGGKEGEAPVALVGKGVCFDTGGISLKPGPGMEDMRGDMGGSAAVVGTMLSLAKRKAKANVVGLVGLVENMPDGNAIRPGDILKSASGQTIEVQNTDAEGRLVLCDVLWYAQEYFKPKEIVDLATLTGAIVISLGHHHAGLFTNDDGMAETLTKAGLTEGERVWRLPLGSEYDSLLKSKFADMRNIGGRAAGSITAAQFLKRFIRDGQKWTHLDIAGVAWVEGEKSPIDPSWASGFGPRLLDRWIADNHES